In Brachionichthys hirsutus isolate HB-005 chromosome 20, CSIRO-AGI_Bhir_v1, whole genome shotgun sequence, the genomic stretch CTGATCACTAAATGTTGTAagtgttatgtgtgctttttaattggaccattgtgtctgcaaataaagatttgattgattgattgactaaTCATTCAGGGTCCGTGGCGTGAGTCTCCAGAGTGGGATGAAATGGCTGCAGCagaatctgattctgatttaacaaagtttttttttttatcatttcccCCCAAATGAATTCTTGCTTCAAGAATTGcatcccccccctttttttttgcaccctAAAATCTGATGAAACTTGCTTAAATTGTTgtgaaagtaaaaatatatataaaaacagagTTTTGGTAACAAATAAGTATCAAAGCTGAACTTTCAAGGCCACCATTTCTGTCTTGTAGCTGTTTCTTGGATgcatctaaaataaaaaaagttgttttttcgGTCAGCACCAAtactgcttgtttgtttgtctgttataTGGCTACTCCCAGAATCAGTTACCTTATCTGTGAACTTTACACTTCAGTATCTGAACaggtaaaacaaaaagagacaATTGCGTCAGTAAGCGTTATAAAAGCTGCCGCAGCCTAGATGTTAACTGTTTACAGTCATCTATCTAGACCGTTTCTCCCAGTGGTACCGAACAGACGGACGGGAGAGCTGCTATCTGCTCTCCCACTGGGCTTTTTCTTAGATGTGAGGTATCTGACTGCTGATACcttaacagcagcagctctgcaaaCATGTCACCCAAGAACTTCGAGACTCACCCAGGTATAaataagattattattattttcttgtatGACAACAAGATTGGGTTTAAAAACAAGGAAGCGCAAAAGCACAGAGAGATCAGCTGGTTCTACCATCCAGGCAAACTCAATAATAAAAATGGCATCTAATTGTGGGCACATGCAAGCAGGAgtttgcaacacacacacacacacacacacacctgagaaaGATAACAGTCATACAGCCAAGACAGCCCAGCAGCATCAGGTCACGTTCAGCTCCATGTTACAGAACGCTGCACGCAGCCGTCTGCGTCAGCTCGaggcaaaagcaaaagcaagaCGAGCGGTCGTAGGTCGATCTCTGGATTAGCACGACACTCTCTTAATGAAATTAGACCCTGCAAACAATCAAAGCCTGACTCGGTTTGGCTTGAGCATGATGGACTTACTGTTGCTTTGGTCGATTGGTTTGCATTTTGTCTCCGCAGATCGGATTTGATAAAACCTGCAGAGCAATAAAAGACACAGATCAGATCACACAGAATGTCTTTACTGAACAGCATTAGAAAAATGACTCGAGTTCTGTTGTAAATTCacataaaagtgtgtgtgagtgatgtaGTAGAGGTGACTGTCCACTAGATGGCTCCTTTGAGATTCAGTGCTGTATGGGAGGAATGTGTGAGAGTAAATGAAAATCTGAGCAAAATGCAGCGTGACTATCCTTCATCTGACCCTAGATCAgtgattatgattattattggCCCTGTGTGGAAATTAGTTCTCAGCCTTTGATACACGCATCCAGCAGTGGGCAGTGAGAAGAGTGGGGGCCCAGCATCATGTGACATATGCCCAGAAATAACAAATCAACCTATTCCAAACCCTGGAAGGTCACGTGGGGACAACAGCGGGCCCTCAGCTGAATGGAACGCGGTGCTGAGAGATGAGCTGACTGTGCATTCTAAAGGCAGCTTCACACATGACTGCAGCCAGTCCGCTGACCTCTGTGAGTTTCATTACTGCAGTGATTTTCCAAAGGTTGAGCGCTTCAGTGGTCAAAACGGCTTTTAAAAGTTAGACATCGTTCATAAATACCCCAAAGGGTAATTAAAGTTACCTAAATGGCTTTGTATTAacggaagcaaaaaaaaagtagcttATTCGGTAAGTGAAACATTCACACGAAGTATTTCTGATACGCTgaaggctgccccccccccagctttgaTTAAGGAAAAAGGAACGATAACGTGACCCTGGCTACGGATCAACACTGGCTTCGGTTTCCATTTAACCCTTTGAGGGAAGTGAAACACTCAATGCTCAAAAATGTGATGCGAAGTTTGTGATCTTCAAATGAAATATCAGACGCATAAAAGACGTAGAAATCGGTCGCTGGCGGGTGACTTCATGCAGCGGGTGACTTTATGCAGCGGGTGACTTCATGCAGCGGGTCCGTCGCAGTCAGAAAGCGCTCACCTGTTAGTATTGTGCCGATTAGAAGGAAGACGCAGAGGAAGATGTTCCCTGCCAGCGTGCTGAAGCGGTCGATGATCTTACCCTGGCAGATGGTGAATATAATGCCAAACACCTGCGTATGTGGAACAAACGGATGAGAACAAagctgcgcacgcacacacacacacacacgtgcgcagACAGAGGCACATCAACAGGAATAAAGAAGCCCAACAAATCCTGCTGTTTTCATCATTATTCAACATTGGAGCCCCCTGCGGCCCAAAAAAATGGATCCACGATGCAGCCGTTCAGGGGCAGGTTCCCAATAAACACGCATGTACTGCTGCACCAATGCATTGATGACTGGATGGATGCAGCAGACTATTACTGCAGTATTGTCCAGGCGTTGTTTTGCTCTAACACACGTACGCGGGGTCTACTTGAGAAGATCTTTTCCCCCCCGTCAGCCAATGAGAACGCTTGTTCTCATGTGGGCCTCTTTCGCCTGCACACATTGTGTCGGGGAGCAGCTCCCGCATCGCTGACTCGTACCTGGGCCGAACAGTTGAGCAGACCCGAGGAGGTTCCCTCTGACTCCGGGTACGTCAGCTCAACGGCGAACTCAAAGCCCAGCGGGAGGTAGCCCGTCATGAAGAACctggacgcgcacacacacacacacagctcttaAAGAACATTGGGAACAGCAATTTGACATTAGCAACCGGATTAATTGCAGGTCTGCCTATTCAAACACAAATCTCCTACAATTAAATTGAATATAactgcaataataataacaattaattaataattgcaCCTTTTAAAAGTCAATGTCTTCTCTTGTCCATGAGTTCGAggatctttatttgtatttttttggtaGTTTTACAGATAAAGCGGGCACTATGAGCATTTCATCCGTTGGGAACATCCTGTTGTCCTGGCAACGAGACAAACTTAATAATAAAGGCTGCGTGATAGCATGCGACCGCTGTCGTTATGCCAGCGGCCTCAGAAGAGTTTACAAACCGGCGGCACCGCATGCAACACACCGTTTCATTTCCTCTCCATTTAAAAAACCAAACACCAGTCAAGAGTTTGTTTGAGGATTATCAGGTGATAAATAGACAAACAGAAACGACTAATTGCTGGAAAACAGGAGTATAAACATCTCATCCCTGCCACTGTGTTTACCCAACATTGATCaagaggttgttgtttttttgcgtgTGTAATCTTAATAACAGACAGACCGATCAATAAACAAACTGATGCATAGAGTACATCATCTCTTTTATCTTATCGATTTGTGATTTAAGGTGTGAAAGAATCCAAGTCTACCCCAGGGCTCCAGCGGTGAGGAAGACAACCCAGAGGTGTCCCAGAGACAGCGTAGCAGCGTAGACTATCATCCCCACCAAGGACATGAAGTAGACGACGAGGGTCGTCTGCCTGGAGAACAAATAAAGAGCAGAATCACAAGTCTAAGGCAGTGTCTTCCTTGCGATCGCATTGCTGCGCCGTTTCTCCAGAGCTCACGCTTACTTGTACGTCTTAGTTTTGTCCAGCCAAAGGCCACAGATCAGGGAGCCAACCATGCCCGCGATGACGATGGTGAGACCAATCCTGCCAGCGTTGACCTCTTCGCCCTAAAAAGATCAGAGTAAAAGGACTTGGGTTCGCGACCAGAAGACGGGACATGTCAAGGAAATGGACATTTAGACAGAACGCAGACTTTCATCTCAAGCAGTGAGACCATAAGAGTTGAATGAACGCTGTGTCCTAAGGGAACGGCGTTTACCAAGTCCAATCacaatgtaccggtaattaagTGTGTTATCAGTCCAGGTTATGGCTGTGCACATGTGGACGCGTGCAGCAGCGTCAATGTGACCTAAAACATGGACATAAGTGACAGGTAGTGCCGGAGGTCTTCATGCATCCTTGCAGACGCGGCGGGCGGGACTTACAGGGTAATGCTCGATGATCATGCGGTTCAGCAGGGTGCTGACGGAGTAGAAGCAGCCCACGTTCAAGCCTGCCGGGTGGGAAATGAAGGAAAAACAGTTACATCGTCTGCTCCGGCATCGCTATAAGAAGGATCAAACGGCTGCGCTGCTGTTGTGGTTTTTCTTTGACGCAACGCCTTAGACATCAAATACATAGAACGACTATGAACCTGCCTTTTAAACAGGCGCAAGGAAAGCAAACCTGAGGATGCACATTGTGAACACAAACAgtgcagggttttttttttttattgaaaatgaTCCTGTTTCGCGGATATAAACTGGACATTTGGAGAACAGAAGCTTCTCAAGTCAAAGAGGCGGAGACATTACGTACTAGCAATCACGTGGCCGGCGTCAAGTGTTCTTGATTTCCCCCCCATCCACAAAAAAGAATACAGAGATAACAGCGACGATGAACCAACCAtaagtgatgatgaggaggacgaAGGGCCTGTTGCGCAGCAGCCTGAGAATGGAGGCTCTGTAGGAATACTGCTCCGGCGGGATAGTCCGGGCTATGGCCTGGGCCTGGGTCGGAGGAAGCGTCGGACGCTCTTGGAAGACTGACGAgtggagagagaaaataaacgACAAATAAGTCCACATGATGAAACCATGTGAAAAACAGAACATGCGACTGTGAAGACGAGACAAAGCGCTGGAACGtacattaatatttcacatttcaatgCATCCTCCGcccaacgttccctctaagctgcgcgCGTGCGTAATTGTGCACTGCTGATGCGGCCTTCTTagcacgccagagtgaaaaggagatgcgattctttaacactagaactaccaaggcagtcttttttttttatacttttgtgcactttgaggtttgcgttcaaatataaagtgcctTCAACATaacatgtattattatgatgttgctcacatttgtccgagggtctgctcagggagtttgtgtgtctactcagacacatgaaaaattagagggaacattgcctCCGCCTCGTGTTGGCATCTTATCAGGCTTGTTAACTCGCACCgcttcctgcagcccccccaacCCAACACAAATGCACCGTATCCTGTAATCTCAAGATGAACTGGACTTCTGAGCCGGGCCACAGGTTATCttttgcagcagcaactgtGCTGTGGCCCTCCTCCGGTGAAAGCACGTCTCCTCCGGCACCGCGAGGCAGATGTTCTTGTGGTTCTTGGAGCCGAGCCAGCCGTTCCTCTGTCCAGAGGCAGATCTGAGAGTTTGCTTTCAGCGACGTGTTCTCACTAATCCTATGAAGCCCAGACCTCCTCTTTTAGACCTCTCTGACAATCGTTTCTATGCATAGAAAAGAATGTTTGCTGACCTGCTTGAACAAATAGTCTTTGAAAATGTCTGTATGATTAACGTGTTCTAACAGTTTCATCGCCTGAGGAATCCCACCATTCAGTCAAGCAGatccacctggggggggggggactttccTGCGTCATTAACTTTATGACATTTATAAACTGTTCTCCAGTTTATAAACTTTTTGTTTCAGGCAATAAAGAATGACTTTATTTAACGGGGCAAGATCAAATTTTCAAACTGGCCGGCTTCTTGCTTCACGGCAAGCGGGGGGGCCTTGGGTTCAAATCCGCCTGAGCAGTTAGCACGTTCTCCCTCGCTGTCCGTTTCCTAGTAGAGGTCTGTCTCCCTTGTGACGATCTGGTGACTCATCCAGGCTGAAATCTACCGCCTAATAAAGTCAGTTGGGGGGGGGAAGCCTCTGGGCTCTTGTGAACCCACATAGGATAAGCAGTTACAAAAATGAGTAATCTCCCCGTTAGCACATGATAAAATGCCCTCCTACATTATCTGGGCTGATATGTCCAATCCCTACAACACAAAGGCCCCGTGTCCAACCGATCACGCTGAACAAGGAGAACTCTGTTCCTAAATGACATTGAAGACCCGAGTAGTTTTATTTCTAGTACCTTTAAAGCAATCAAGgctagctgcccccccccccccccctttatggTTTGTCACAAGCCAAGACTGATGGAAACCCCTGACAGAAGGAACCAGGTCCATCAAAGTACCGGTACACGATTTGGGGTTTTACTTTATTCAGCTCATGTTTTGCAACTTCTCTCCTTCTGTTACTTACGTCACATTTGtattacttttcatttttctaCCTCCTTTAAATTGTTTACATTGGGTTATTGCTCAGCGCACTGTGATGCTGTACCATGCAGTCTTCCAGTTCGTGGAGCTGTGCATTTTTTAGTGTAGCAACACTGGCAGTTGATTCAGTCTCAGCGGCGCACTTGGTGCGGCACAAGAGTCTTTTTGTGCTTTTGAATGCAACAAACTTTGACGAGGGCCCACAAACAACCCTCCCTCATTCCAGAATGAAGCAGCTTTTTCATCCAACTTGTTCCTCCAGTCGGACAACTCCACAGTTCATTCTTTATCTTTATGGAGGAGGACACATTCTTAAATCATTACCCAGTGCTGCATTCTGACTGTCCCTGTAATTAATCTACTGCCCTCCTCCTTCGCAGCACATGAGTCAACTTTTCTCACGTAGCAAAAAGGATGCGGCGCCGCGGCTCCACTTGGGAAGctaaacatgaaacattttcatCTCTGAGATCAAATAAGCTTGAACAAtaggaaaatggaaaaaggtCAAAGTGAATGGCGAGCAAAGAGGAAGCAGACTGCAGCTGCGCACGTTGCTGAGGACTCATATCCTGTTTGGCAAAGACGCGTCACGTCACTTCCTTCAAAAAGAAACTGCACAGTGCTTATGTAGAACTATACTTCATAACGTAGCATGATTAGTGAATTTCCCATTATGGGATTACTGGTAATACAATTAATCTGTAAATTCCTCTATTGTGATGTTTTACGGTGTTTTTGTACCCAGAGAAGAGATATTTCTCTTTGCTCCACAatctttacctccgccgaggcgggggttatgtgatcgccggcgtttgtctgtccatcacatccgttagcaagataactcaaaaagttctggactgatttttgggaaatgttgggactgttaccaggaacagattattgtatTTTGGCAATGATTTAAGAAAATATCCCTGATTATGAAACAGTTTGGAAtatttggtaacattgcagtcaatggagcttcaacttTTGTTCCTGAATGTCTcgggttgattattgaccaatttttatggaatctgacacagtcatgtagggcgggggcctctatctcaccaccaaatatcatctggatcggatccagaatggaggcagtaaaaaaatatgaaattataACATTGAAAGATCCGTTTACGGATTcataaatcaattaaaaatacagacaaactccaattcacttttcatgattggtgtattaaagataacaagaacaatcttgaaccttttggtgatgatccagatcaccatgtggacggtgtaaatctaatcatgaggggaatgagctgctcggcggaggtctgcgctctctgaatgcttttctagttgttaatGTTTTGTTCATGGTTGGTTTTGTCATACAGGAAGAAACTTCGCATTTTTATTGCCTGCTGAATGCTGCTCCTTGTCAGGGTGGAACTGTGTTATAAATTAAAGCACCAGGCACATCCACTAAAGGAGAAAATCTGATTTTCACACACTGAAAATTTTGATACaatacacacattaaaaaaagtaaaaaaaaacatgtttttgagtATCAAACCTTCATAGTGGCTGCAACAAGTCAGTTTTATATGCAGAGGACTTGGGAGAGCCGCTCCAAACATGCTGCGCAAAGCTTTAGCGTTTCATACGACCGGTTTACATGGGTCGTCACGGTTACGATACGAGAAGTCTTACCAAAAACCACCAGGATGAAGAGTACGGTCGCCACTCCTGCTGTGATGTagaacataatgctaatgtggtgAGCCAGCTCGTCCATGTCGTCCACATTGGGCACCAGGATAGGAGGGACCAGGAAGCCAATGGCAATCCCCAGCTACAAAAGgcataataaagaaaatcatgaTTAGAAATGAATGTAACATCCTTTGtttgtgaggaaaaaaaacccaaaaaaacaaaacaaatttgatttaaaacagtGAGCAAATCTTTAGAGGTTAGTATTCCTTTTTGTCGCATCACAAACTATTATAGCAATTTATTGGCAATTTTTTTCCCTGTA encodes the following:
- the flvcr2b gene encoding heme transporter FLVCR2, encoding MQQNGTLNGGSEDSELQVHGRPWAEALKTPFVGPASLQRSPGLSGAAVSAASPVDFEALPSHPAQLAPEAETKLYRRRWLMLFLFCTISCWNSFMWLQYSIISNIFMRFYDINYVAIDWLSMVYCAPYVPLILPVLWLLDTRGIRDVVLVGAAFNCIGAWIKTGSASPNMFAVTFFGQFVCASASAFTMGMSSRLASLWFGEREVSSACSIGVLGFELGIAIGFLVPPILVPNVDDMDELAHHISIMFYITAGVATVLFILVVFVFQERPTLPPTQAQAIARTIPPEQYSYRASILRLLRNRPFVLLIITYGLNVGCFYSVSTLLNRMIIEHYPGEEVNAGRIGLTIVIAGMVGSLICGLWLDKTKTYKQTTLVVYFMSLVGMIVYAATLSLGHLWVVFLTAGALGFFMTGYLPLGFEFAVELTYPESEGTSSGLLNCSAQVFGIIFTICQGKIIDRFSTLAGNIFLCVFLLIGTILTGFIKSDLRRQNANQSTKATAREKMSEQDYGATALVSQPQTDAASQA